From the Streptococcus sp. 29887 genome, one window contains:
- a CDS encoding tape measure protein, which produces MAESYSVEAVLSVVDKSFTSTLNKANKAITGLDKASNFFNSTSNKATSMFKSMLGANLVSSAVSKMTGLVSAGLSSMGVDLTSSAKAWKTFDGNLSELGFGRKEIDAAKASMQDYATKTIYSASDMASTYAQLAAVGIKDTGKLVMAFGGLAGAAENPAQAMKTLSQQAVQMAAKPTVAWADFKLMLEQTPAGISAVAKAMGMTTSELVTAVQDGKVSTEDFFNTMIAVAGDANSSFQKMATEFKTVDQAIDGTKEGLSNKLMSAFDHLNKFGIKAISAVGAELDKIDFSKVANGLGKFLDGIDIDGVISKISSSLQKGYESAKRFVSGFTSSGALGSAKDALNALWEALKNVVKAFSGGDVSNLGATVGTAFKTVADAVTEVANAVSKLSPAQIKAIALAFGAFKLAGSTINTATGAIKLFSGAVTTAKTGLNIGKNIFNTGNALLGMSKGSQAASSALTFLAGESKVASAALGGLNIFSKIGGWISGALGFIGSLGTALTSAGTVTGGLSAAWGVLSAAFMSNPIGWVIGLVVGLVAVIATLWAKCEGFRNVVTSAWESIKNAFATAWDFIKTKATEVWDWLVAETAPIVESIKGVWESLQEFFSALWNRITSFGSSAWSTFSSVISTVVEKVKSVWQAIEPFMSGLWNTIVSVATAVWNTLSPIISGVWEIIKTIIQTAFDVIKGIIDTATALINGDWDAAWESFKGIFSTIWEAIKSILQIAIDSLSAALSTGMEYLKGVWETVWGAIKTFASDTWTAILESVQVAITFLQSVFQSGLDLIKGIWETVWNSIKDFIIPLWEGIKMMFQGVWEFIKSIFMGALLIILDLVTGNFTQLQADIDLIWQSIKDAFQKVWDGIKLIFDTVVNAVVDFVKTSFENTKQFLSQTWESIKSTASTAWENLKTSVSNTIQNLVDGAKRAWEGLKSFLATTLENIKSTAINAWNDLKSSVQNTIDNLVSGAKRAWEDLKNSVSELVERVKGIFDGLKNIDLFAAGRAIIDGFLNGLKSAYEGVKNFIGGIADWIRNNKGPISYDRRLLIPAGNVIMGGLNKGLETGFGTVKNTVSGVADTISNLLSNNIDITPDFAVIKTGISALSNNFSPSVAFSGAMEHEMKLNRKEPAYINLTLGTNSFRAFTNDITDTQKLELVLEEY; this is translated from the coding sequence ATGGCTGAATCATACTCAGTTGAAGCGGTATTATCAGTCGTTGATAAATCATTTACCTCAACATTAAATAAGGCCAATAAGGCAATCACCGGTCTAGACAAAGCGTCTAACTTTTTTAACTCAACAAGCAATAAAGCAACCTCCATGTTTAAGAGCATGTTGGGGGCAAATCTGGTCAGCTCTGCGGTTTCTAAGATGACCGGTCTTGTTAGTGCGGGTCTTTCCTCTATGGGTGTAGATTTGACTAGCTCTGCCAAGGCATGGAAAACGTTCGATGGGAATTTGTCAGAGCTGGGTTTTGGTCGAAAAGAAATTGATGCCGCAAAGGCCTCTATGCAGGACTATGCGACCAAGACTATTTATTCTGCGTCTGACATGGCTTCCACTTATGCTCAGCTTGCTGCGGTTGGTATCAAAGACACAGGAAAGTTAGTCATGGCTTTTGGTGGTTTGGCTGGTGCGGCTGAAAATCCAGCACAGGCCATGAAAACCTTGTCTCAACAAGCAGTGCAGATGGCAGCCAAACCAACGGTTGCGTGGGCTGATTTTAAGTTAATGTTGGAACAAACGCCAGCAGGTATTTCAGCTGTCGCAAAAGCAATGGGGATGACGACATCTGAATTGGTGACGGCTGTTCAAGACGGAAAAGTCTCCACGGAAGATTTCTTTAACACAATGATTGCTGTGGCCGGAGACGCAAATAGTTCGTTTCAAAAGATGGCTACAGAGTTTAAAACGGTTGACCAGGCGATTGATGGGACAAAGGAAGGGTTATCCAATAAATTGATGTCTGCTTTTGACCATCTAAATAAATTTGGAATAAAAGCTATATCTGCTGTTGGTGCTGAACTAGATAAGATTGATTTTTCTAAGGTTGCAAATGGGCTTGGGAAATTCTTAGACGGGATTGATATCGATGGCGTAATTTCCAAAATCTCTAGCAGCCTTCAAAAAGGTTATGAATCTGCTAAGCGCTTTGTTTCGGGTTTTACTAGTTCTGGGGCGCTGGGTAGTGCAAAAGATGCGCTCAATGCTTTGTGGGAAGCCTTGAAGAATGTCGTTAAAGCATTTTCTGGCGGAGATGTGTCGAACTTGGGCGCAACAGTCGGAACTGCATTTAAAACAGTCGCTGATGCGGTAACTGAAGTTGCGAATGCTGTATCGAAACTTTCACCTGCTCAGATAAAAGCTATTGCGTTAGCTTTTGGTGCGTTTAAGTTAGCAGGATCGACTATTAACACCGCGACAGGCGCGATTAAGCTATTTTCTGGTGCGGTAACGACTGCCAAAACTGGATTGAACATCGGAAAAAATATCTTCAATACAGGGAACGCTTTACTCGGCATGAGCAAAGGTTCGCAAGCGGCAAGTTCTGCGTTGACGTTTCTTGCGGGGGAGTCAAAGGTTGCTAGTGCAGCTCTTGGCGGTCTGAATATTTTTAGCAAAATTGGTGGATGGATTAGTGGTGCCCTTGGATTTATTGGGTCGTTAGGAACCGCTTTAACTTCGGCAGGAACTGTCACAGGAGGTCTTTCAGCCGCCTGGGGCGTTTTGAGTGCTGCGTTTATGTCCAATCCAATTGGTTGGGTCATCGGCCTTGTGGTGGGCCTAGTCGCTGTCATTGCGACATTATGGGCTAAGTGCGAAGGTTTTAGAAATGTCGTTACATCCGCTTGGGAGTCAATCAAAAACGCTTTCGCAACAGCATGGGATTTCATCAAAACGAAAGCGACAGAGGTTTGGGATTGGTTAGTGGCTGAAACCGCTCCGATCGTCGAATCTATCAAAGGGGTTTGGGAATCGCTTCAGGAATTTTTCAGCGCCTTGTGGAATCGTATCACCTCATTCGGTTCATCGGCTTGGAGCACTTTCTCATCTGTTATATCTACTGTGGTCGAAAAAGTGAAATCAGTATGGCAAGCAATTGAGCCGTTTATGTCTGGTTTATGGAACACTATTGTTTCGGTCGCTACTGCAGTGTGGAACACCTTGAGTCCAATTATATCTGGTGTTTGGGAAATTATTAAAACGATTATCCAAACTGCTTTTGATGTTATTAAAGGAATTATTGATACCGCAACTGCATTAATCAACGGCGACTGGGATGCAGCATGGGAATCGTTCAAAGGGATTTTCTCAACGATTTGGGAAGCGATTAAGTCTATATTGCAAATTGCAATTGATTCTCTCTCGGCAGCTTTGTCGACAGGTATGGAGTATCTAAAAGGTGTTTGGGAAACCGTCTGGGGAGCGATAAAAACCTTTGCATCAGATACATGGACGGCTATTCTTGAATCGGTTCAAGTCGCCATCACTTTTCTACAATCTGTTTTTCAATCTGGGCTAGATTTAATCAAAGGAATCTGGGAGACCGTTTGGAATTCGATTAAAGACTTTATTATTCCGCTTTGGGAAGGCATCAAGATGATGTTTCAAGGTGTCTGGGAATTCATCAAATCCATCTTTATGGGGGCTTTGTTGATTATTCTCGACCTCGTGACAGGGAATTTTACTCAGCTACAAGCCGATATTGATTTAATCTGGCAATCCATTAAAGATGCATTTCAAAAGGTTTGGGACGGCATCAAGCTGATTTTTGATACCGTGGTTAACGCTGTAGTCGACTTCGTCAAGACAAGCTTTGAAAACACAAAACAATTTTTGAGCCAAACATGGGAAAGTATCAAGTCAACGGCATCTACCGCTTGGGAGAACCTAAAAACAAGCGTTTCGAATACTATTCAAAATCTTGTTGATGGCGCGAAACGTGCATGGGAAGGGTTAAAGTCTTTCTTGGCGACAACATTGGAAAACATTAAGTCAACAGCAATCAATGCATGGAACGACCTCAAATCAAGCGTCCAAAACACAATCGACAATCTTGTTTCTGGGGCAAAGCGTGCGTGGGAAGATTTGAAAAATAGTGTGTCGGAGTTGGTCGAAAGAGTGAAAGGCATTTTCGATGGATTAAAGAACATCGACCTCTTCGCAGCAGGGCGTGCCATTATTGATGGATTTTTGAATGGTTTGAAATCTGCGTATGAAGGTGTGAAGAACTTCATCGGCGGCATCGCTGACTGGATTCGAAACAACAAAGGCCCAATCAGTTATGACCGAAGACTCTTGATTCCAGCTGGTAATGTTATCATGGGTGGTTTGAATAAAGGGTTAGAAACTGGGTTTGGCACCGTAAAAAATACTGTGTCCGGGGTCGCTGACACCATCTCAAATTTGCTATCGAACAATATAGATATCACTCCGGATTTTGCTGTAATCAAGACCGGAATCTCTGCGCTATCTAACAATTTCAGTCCATCTGTCGCATTTAGCGGAGCTATGGAACACGAAATGAAACTGAACCGAAAAGAGCCAGCTTACATTAATTTAACACTTGGCACGAATAGTTTCCGCGCCTTTACGAATGACATTACAGATACTCAAAAACTTGAATTAGTTTTAGAAGAATACTAG
- a CDS encoding distal tail protein Dit: MYDFKDTTVSTQLNQAVPSDNMSINGVPLNQLVEGYRHLTVTGRGLLGQSVKTASVPGRRGVWVEDVSDDERVLEIKYQLKARTSADMRDKFAKLNRILRTLASSGYLEITFKDEPTYTYYGYFSGADDIEEKSLSVVSKFALIVPDGYKKKNAQNSTGLIFLSDAIEVLPESITVTPTGTVNQVQIINGTKILSFAGSYVAGKDIVVTFGDEEVTATYNGRNILSELERFSPLEQFTVKNGDTITAKNATVKNVVWRDERA; this comes from the coding sequence ATGTACGATTTTAAAGATACAACAGTGAGTACTCAACTAAATCAAGCTGTCCCCTCCGACAACATGTCCATCAACGGTGTACCCCTCAATCAACTGGTTGAGGGCTACCGCCATTTGACGGTAACAGGTAGGGGGTTGCTTGGCCAATCGGTTAAGACAGCCTCTGTCCCTGGCCGCCGTGGCGTATGGGTGGAAGATGTGTCTGATGATGAGCGTGTACTTGAAATCAAGTACCAACTAAAAGCTAGAACCAGTGCGGATATGCGGGATAAGTTTGCGAAACTCAACAGGATTTTGCGGACACTTGCTAGTAGCGGTTATCTGGAAATTACATTCAAGGACGAGCCGACTTACACCTACTATGGCTATTTCAGCGGAGCGGATGACATTGAGGAAAAATCCTTGTCTGTTGTCAGCAAGTTCGCCCTGATAGTGCCAGATGGCTACAAAAAGAAAAATGCCCAGAATTCCACTGGGCTGATTTTTTTATCCGATGCCATTGAAGTCTTGCCTGAGTCTATCACGGTCACACCGACTGGGACGGTTAACCAGGTACAGATTATCAACGGGACTAAAATTTTATCTTTTGCTGGCTCTTATGTGGCTGGAAAAGACATTGTGGTCACATTTGGAGATGAAGAAGTAACTGCCACCTACAACGGAAGAAACATCCTCAGTGAGCTGGAGCGGTTCAGTCCGCTGGAACAATTCACGGTCAAGAATGGAGATACTATCACGGCAAAGAATGCCACAGTAAAAAATGTAGTTTGGAGGGATGAGAGAGCGTGA